The following proteins are encoded in a genomic region of Natrinema sp. DC36:
- a CDS encoding ABC transporter permease — MSNLVSKRTAGAAAVLTAIWIVVGLLAPDSWPGVLLSIAASPNTHTKTLRLAVPIALAAIGGIFAEKSGVINIGIEGLLIVSGFSSIVATYWLGSGSTTMGLSNHWWGLVVGVLVSVLFALIFAIVCIEFKADQIIAGLAVWLIALGLAPFVSRIVFGSPNATTMGTFKPVTIPLLSEIPLLGYLLFDTPPQVYLMLFGAVAGWYLLSRTSFGRWVVASGENPKALDTAGVDVRKVRYAAVLLSGVFAGLGGAGFALGQLGTFAGGGQTDIAGRGFIAIATYLLANYHPIGALLGSFLFAGLTSMQDSLQAAGYAIPTELIRTIPYVTVIVVLVFVGRTRLPEAAGDDYESGED; from the coding sequence ATGAGTAACCTGGTCTCGAAGCGAACCGCCGGGGCAGCCGCGGTTCTCACTGCCATCTGGATCGTCGTCGGACTGCTCGCCCCCGACTCGTGGCCCGGCGTCTTGCTCTCGATCGCCGCCAGTCCGAACACGCACACGAAAACGCTCCGGCTCGCCGTCCCCATCGCGCTCGCCGCGATCGGCGGCATCTTCGCCGAAAAGAGCGGCGTCATCAACATCGGGATCGAAGGGCTGCTCATCGTCTCGGGGTTCAGCTCGATTGTCGCTACCTACTGGCTCGGTTCCGGAAGCACGACGATGGGGCTGTCGAACCACTGGTGGGGACTCGTCGTCGGCGTCCTCGTCAGCGTCCTGTTCGCGCTGATCTTCGCGATCGTTTGCATCGAGTTCAAGGCCGATCAGATCATCGCCGGGCTCGCGGTCTGGCTCATCGCCCTGGGACTCGCACCGTTCGTCTCCCGGATCGTCTTCGGGAGTCCGAACGCCACCACCATGGGGACGTTCAAACCCGTCACGATCCCGCTGCTGTCGGAGATTCCGCTCCTCGGATACCTGCTGTTCGATACGCCACCGCAGGTGTATCTCATGCTGTTCGGTGCCGTGGCAGGCTGGTACCTGCTCTCCCGGACGAGCTTCGGCCGCTGGGTCGTCGCCAGCGGCGAGAACCCGAAGGCGCTCGACACGGCCGGCGTCGACGTCCGAAAGGTCCGCTACGCCGCGGTCCTCCTCTCGGGCGTCTTCGCCGGCCTCGGCGGCGCGGGCTTCGCGCTCGGCCAGCTCGGAACCTTCGCCGGCGGCGGCCAGACTGACATCGCCGGACGCGGGTTCATCGCGATCGCCACCTACCTGCTCGCGAACTACCACCCGATCGGCGCCCTGCTCGGGTCGTTCCTCTTCGCGGGACTCACCTCGATGCAAGACAGCCTCCAGGCAGCCGGGTACGCCATCCCGACCGAACTCATCCGGACGATCCCCTACGTGACGGT
- a CDS encoding ABC transporter permease, protein MRERLEHLLERLVRASALERILISVAALFAAVLVGGVLVFVSGGFATCRTGLDLGGWTFCYNPMQVYYELFLGALGHPFESGWELTNFGFATTLRRTTLLIFAGLSVAVAFRAGLLNIGTQGQLVVGGLATAVTVVYAAAIVPGGFIGTIVLIPLGVFAGAVVGGFYGAIPGVLKAYGDANEVITTIMLNFVATGVTATVLSWQFQDPNSNNPQTRPVPGYAEIPNLPVIGFGGRMDFSLLALAFAVTLMIGIAWLFARTSFGYELRTSGLQPEAAAYGGVDDRRMTVASMTLSGALGGIGGAFWVLMVHGKWLKNVPSLGFDGIAVSVLAGNNPLGVGAAALLFGIFDSGESSIGTGTDVPPELVGILTGLIILFVAMPEFFRMLGLRFLGTRTSRPTRADGGEGGEVDE, encoded by the coding sequence ATGAGGGAGCGACTCGAGCACCTCCTCGAGCGCCTCGTTCGGGCGTCAGCTCTCGAGCGGATCCTCATCAGCGTCGCGGCGCTGTTCGCTGCCGTCCTCGTCGGCGGGGTGCTCGTGTTCGTGTCCGGCGGCTTTGCCACCTGCCGGACCGGCCTCGATCTGGGCGGCTGGACGTTCTGTTACAACCCGATGCAGGTCTACTACGAGCTGTTCCTCGGCGCGCTCGGCCACCCGTTCGAGAGCGGCTGGGAGCTCACCAATTTCGGCTTCGCGACGACGCTGCGGCGAACGACGCTGCTGATCTTCGCGGGGCTGTCCGTCGCGGTGGCGTTCCGCGCCGGCCTGCTCAACATCGGAACGCAAGGACAGCTGGTCGTCGGCGGGCTGGCGACGGCCGTCACCGTCGTCTACGCGGCGGCGATCGTCCCCGGCGGGTTCATCGGAACAATCGTCCTTATCCCGCTGGGCGTGTTCGCAGGCGCAGTCGTCGGCGGGTTCTACGGCGCGATTCCGGGGGTACTGAAGGCGTACGGCGACGCCAACGAGGTCATCACGACGATCATGCTCAATTTCGTTGCGACCGGCGTCACGGCGACGGTGCTGTCCTGGCAGTTCCAGGACCCGAACAGTAACAACCCGCAGACCAGACCCGTCCCCGGGTACGCAGAGATTCCGAACCTTCCCGTGATCGGGTTCGGCGGTCGAATGGACTTCTCGCTGCTCGCGCTGGCCTTCGCCGTCACGCTCATGATCGGGATCGCCTGGCTGTTCGCCCGAACCTCGTTCGGGTACGAACTGCGCACGAGCGGCCTCCAACCCGAGGCCGCCGCCTACGGCGGGGTCGACGACCGGCGCATGACCGTCGCGAGCATGACCCTCTCGGGCGCGCTCGGCGGCATCGGCGGCGCGTTCTGGGTGCTCATGGTTCACGGTAAATGGCTCAAGAACGTGCCCTCGCTTGGCTTCGACGGCATTGCCGTCTCGGTGCTCGCGGGGAACAACCCGCTGGGTGTCGGCGCGGCGGCGCTCCTGTTCGGTATCTTCGATAGCGGCGAGAGCTCGATCGGGACGGGAACGGACGTCCCGCCGGAGCTGGTCGGCATCCTAACGGGGCTTATCATCCTCTTCGTCGCGATGCCGGAGTTCTTCCGGATGCTCGGACTGCGCTTCCTCGGCACGAGGACGTCACGGCCGACTCGCGCGGACGGCGGTGAGGGAGGTGAAGTCGATGAGTAA